A window of the Thalassospira indica genome harbors these coding sequences:
- a CDS encoding inorganic phosphate transporter translates to MSVKKTALDKDLKWQKRMDAGLGETASISAKLGLALVFLLACSAFVAFHMGGLPQSGFLIAAAVIGGYMALNIGANDVANNVGPAVGSKALTMVGALLIAAIFEAAGAIIAGGDVVGTIKNGIIDPTQMPDAQTFVWAMMAALLAAALWLNLATWFGAPVSTTHSIVGGVMGAGMAAVGIGAVNWPTMGTIAASWVISPVLGGLIAAGFLAFIKFRILYTEDRVTAARKWVPILVGVMVSAFTMYLMMKGVKKIWKAETPVVIAIGVAAFFLTVIPVRKAVFRASASMTGRRKEIASLFRIPLVVSAALLSFAHGSNDVANAIGPLAAIVSGVDSGQIVTSAPIPIWVMVIGALGISAGLILFGPKLIKTVGSKITKLDPIRAYTVALSAALTVIVASALGLPVSSTHIAVGAVFGVGFLRESLSHRRRKVASPMLVDRPENEQGDEHIEALRQIDPSEAEKAEKKMRKRLLVRRRYAVTIATAWVVTVPAGAFLGALLFFTIRGIML, encoded by the coding sequence CACATGGGCGGACTGCCGCAAAGTGGCTTCCTGATCGCCGCCGCCGTTATCGGTGGTTATATGGCGCTGAATATCGGGGCCAACGACGTTGCCAACAATGTTGGTCCGGCGGTGGGTTCCAAGGCGCTGACCATGGTTGGCGCCCTTTTGATTGCGGCCATCTTCGAGGCCGCTGGTGCGATCATTGCCGGTGGCGATGTTGTCGGCACGATCAAGAACGGCATTATCGATCCCACCCAGATGCCCGATGCCCAAACCTTTGTCTGGGCGATGATGGCAGCCCTTTTGGCCGCAGCCCTTTGGCTGAACCTGGCCACCTGGTTTGGCGCGCCGGTATCAACCACGCATTCGATTGTTGGTGGTGTCATGGGAGCTGGTATGGCCGCGGTTGGCATTGGGGCGGTGAACTGGCCGACCATGGGCACAATCGCCGCAAGCTGGGTGATCTCGCCGGTTCTGGGTGGTTTGATTGCTGCCGGGTTCCTGGCCTTTATCAAATTCCGCATTCTTTACACCGAAGACCGCGTGACTGCTGCGCGCAAATGGGTTCCGATCTTGGTCGGTGTCATGGTCTCGGCCTTCACGATGTATCTGATGATGAAGGGTGTGAAGAAAATCTGGAAGGCCGAAACACCGGTTGTGATCGCCATTGGTGTTGCCGCGTTCTTCCTGACCGTGATCCCGGTTCGCAAGGCCGTCTTCCGTGCTTCGGCCAGCATGACCGGCCGTCGCAAGGAAATCGCATCGCTGTTTCGCATTCCGCTTGTCGTCTCAGCAGCCTTGCTGTCATTCGCGCATGGCTCGAACGATGTTGCCAACGCGATTGGTCCGCTGGCCGCCATTGTTTCCGGAGTTGATAGCGGTCAGATCGTGACCTCGGCCCCGATCCCGATCTGGGTGATGGTCATCGGCGCGCTTGGTATTTCTGCTGGCCTGATCCTGTTTGGTCCTAAACTGATCAAGACGGTTGGATCAAAGATCACCAAGCTTGATCCGATCCGTGCCTATACGGTTGCATTGTCGGCGGCCCTTACCGTGATTGTCGCATCTGCACTGGGCCTTCCGGTGAGTTCGACGCACATTGCGGTTGGTGCCGTGTTCGGGGTTGGTTTCCTGCGTGAAAGCCTGTCGCATCGTCGTCGCAAGGTCGCATCGCCGATGTTGGTGGATCGTCCTGAAAACGAACAGGGCGATGAACATATCGAAGCACTTCGCCAGATTGACCCGAGTGAGGCCGAAAAGGCCGAGAAGAAAATGCGCAAGCGTCTTCTGGTGCGCCGTCGTTATGCGGTGACGATTGCAACCGCCTGGGTGGTGACGGTTCCGGCCGGTGCCTTCCTCGGAGCGCTTCTGTTCTTCACCATTCGCGGCATCATGCTGTAA
- a CDS encoding VUT family protein has translation MKAIIFGVLAMAVTVVASNILVAYPLPGVLADWLTYGAFTYPVAFLVTDLTNRARGAAAARVVVLAGFALAVVLSLIVADTRIAIASGSAFLIAQMLDVTVFDKLRRASWWKAPLISSGIGSAVDTALFFSIAFAGTGLPWDTWAMGDFAAKMIMALTCLAPFRLLMTVVTPRADAQPVRG, from the coding sequence ATGAAAGCGATCATTTTCGGTGTCCTCGCCATGGCGGTGACCGTTGTCGCATCGAACATTCTGGTCGCATACCCGCTGCCCGGCGTTCTGGCGGACTGGCTGACCTATGGTGCCTTTACCTATCCGGTCGCTTTCCTTGTTACCGACCTGACCAACCGTGCACGTGGTGCGGCGGCGGCACGGGTTGTTGTGCTGGCCGGTTTTGCGCTGGCGGTTGTTCTTTCCTTGATCGTTGCGGATACGCGCATTGCCATCGCATCGGGTTCGGCTTTTCTGATTGCCCAGATGCTGGATGTCACCGTGTTTGACAAACTGCGCCGTGCAAGCTGGTGGAAAGCCCCGCTGATTTCGTCGGGCATTGGCTCGGCGGTTGATACCGCTCTGTTCTTCTCGATTGCGTTTGCCGGTACCGGTCTTCCATGGGATACGTGGGCGATGGGTGATTTCGCAGCCAAGATGATCATGGCGTTGACGTGTCTGGCACCGTTCCGCCTTCTGATGACCGTGGTTACCCCGCGCGCCGATGCGCAACCAGTCCGGGGCTAA